In Thermococcus sp. M36, the DNA window GAAGCCTTCGCCATTGCTGTTGTTATTGTTATAAGTTACGTTAAACGTTAATATCCTGGTTCCTGCATTATTGAATTTATGACGGAAGAAAATATCAGCTTTTTGATTATTTCTATCGGTTGATGATGTATTGGTTCTCGATGAATTATTCACTTTCTGTAAAGTACTTGCTAAGTATTCACTATTAAAAAGCGAATAGCTGTTATCGTGCCCCCAATTACCGGTTGCGTTAATAGTAATAGTGTTGGAAGAGTCTAAGTTTAATTCGTTTTTGGTATTAAGGGCGTGCAACCATTTTGAATTGGTAAAATGACTTGCTTGATTGTTATAATATAAGGTATCCGGTAAAATATATTGAGAATTGGTAGTACTTTCACCCACAAGGTTTTGATGTTTGTAAG includes these proteins:
- a CDS encoding outer membrane beta-barrel protein → YKHQNLVGESTTNSQYILPDTLYYNNQASHFTNSKWLHALNTKNELNLDSSNTITINATGNWGHDNSYSLFNSEYLASTLQKVNNSSRTNTSSTDRNNQKADIFFRHKFNNAGTRILTFNVTYNNNNSNGEGFLYSQTDFYKSGSINTTQIVDQRKTNTNSGNSLQGLVSYTEPLSKKVILNLNYTINSSTSEQDTRSYEKRNGKYDSLNLLYSNHYKFTNTSSRGGFTINYNGKKINGKIGLA